One Actinomycetospora corticicola genomic window, GGTCGACGCGCTCGTCGCCGCCGACCCGGCGGGGCGCAGCGTCGACCCGCGCACCGCGATCGGCACGCAGCCGGTGGCGCTGCACGCCGGGGCGGCCGCGGCGTTCCGCGCGCTCAAGCCGTACTGAGCGCCACCGACCGCCAGCGCAGGACCACCCGCAGGCCACCGTCGTCCGGGAGTTCCAGCGAGAGTGCCGCGCCGGCGCGCTCGGCGCCCCGGGCCGCGATCGCCAGGCCGAGGCCGGACCCGCCGTCGGGGACCGGCGCCTTCCGCCAGAAGCGCTCCGTCGCCCGCTCGAGCTCCTCGGGCCGCAGGCCGGGGCCGTGGTCGCGGACCGAGACCTCCACCGTGCCCTCGACCCGCGCGGTGGTCAGCTCGACCGTCGAGCCCTTCGGTGCGTACTTGACCGCGTTGTCGAGGACCGCGTCGAGCACGGTCGCGACCGTGACCGGGTCGGAGTGGACGACGAGGCCCCGCGCCCCGGCGCGGTGCAGCTCCAGGCCCTCGAACTCGGCGAGCACCGACCAGGTCCCGACCCGCTCGTCGAGGACCCGGTCGAGGCCGACCTCGACCGGCGGCACCACCCGGCCCTCGGTGCGCGCGAGGGCGAGCAGGGCGTCGAGGACCGCGGTGAGGCGGTCGATCTCCTCGAGCGCGGCGCCCGGGCCGTCGCGGATCTCCGGGGGTACCGGCGCGTCGGCGAGGTCCTCCGCGTGCGTCGCGAGGCGCAGCCGCAGCGCCGTCAGCGGGTTGCGGAGCTGGTGCCCGGCGTCGGCCACGAAGGAGCGTTGCGCCTCCAGGGTCGCCGTCACGGTCGCGGCCATCGCGTCGAAGTCGCGGGTGAGCCGGCGCAGCTCGGGTGGGCCGTGGTCGCCGCCGATCGGCTCGGCGGGCCGCCCCGCACGCACCGCCGCCGCCACCTTCGCGGTCCCGACGTCGAGATCCTCGACCGGCGAGAGGATCCAGCGGACCAGCGGGAGCGCCGCGAGGGCCGCGATCACGAGCGCCACGGCACCGGCGAGCGCGAGCACGCCCCACACGACCAGCACCGAGGCGCGTGCCTCGGCGGTCGGCGAGATCGTCACCGCCGCGCCGCGCACCTCCCCGCCCACCAGGACCGGCTCCGCGAGGAGCATCGGCCGGCCGTCCCAGGGCCAGATCGTGGTGTGGGTCGGTGACCGGCGACCGGCGAGGGCCAGGGCGATCCGCGCCTCGTCGTCGGCCTGCGCGATGCTCGCGACGACGGACGGGCGGGACGCGACGAGCAGCTCGCCCTGCCGGTCGAGGACGGCGGCGGGGGCGTCGTAGAGCTGGTCGTAGCGGGTCAGCTCGGCGGCCAGCGCGGTGGTGTCGGAGTCGGTCACGGGCCGCTGCGCCAGGGCCGCGAAGCGGGTGGTGTCGCCCAGCCGGTCGGTGAACATCTCCGCGGTCGACGTGGCCGCGGCCGCCATCGCGAGCGGCACGCCGAGGCCGAGCACCACCGCCACGACCAGCACCGACACGACGACGAGCAGGCGGTTCCGCACGTCAGCGCCGCGTCAGCCGGTAGCCCACCCCGCGCACGGTCGCGACGACGTCGGGCCGCCCCAGCTTGGTCCGCAGCGTCGCCACGTGGACGTCGAGCGTGCGGTTGGCCCCGGGCCAGGTCCGGCCCCAGACCTCGGCCACGATGCGCTCGCGGGTGCACACCGCGCCGTCCGCGCGGGCGACCTGGGCGAGCACCGCGAACTCCTTGCGACTCAGGGCGACGGGGTCGGCACCGTCGCGGACCTCGCGCCGGGCGAGGTCGACGACGAGGCCCGCGCCGAGGTCGACGACGTCGTCGGCCGGTCCGGGCCGGCGCCGCCGGAGCACCGTGTGGATGCGGGCGAGCAGTTCCCCGGCGTCGTAGGGCTTGACGAGGTAGTCGTCGGCGCCGGAGTGCAGGCCGAGGATGCGGTCCTCGACCTCGCCGCGGGCACTCACGACGATCACCGGGGTGTCCCCCGCCTCGCGGATGCGGCGGCAGACGTCGATGCCGTCGACGTCGGGCAGGCCGAGGTCGAGCAGGACCACGTCGGTGCCCGGGAGATGGGCGACGACGTCGCGGCCGCCGGCGAGCCGGGTGACCTCGATCTGCTGACGGGCGAGTGCCGTGCGGAGCGCCGCGGCGACGCGGTCGTCGTCCTCCACCAACAGGATCCGCATCGTCACCCCGTTCCGGTCATGTCAAGACAACCCTAAGTCTTCCCCAAGAGACCTGGGCACCTCGTCCATCCCCCGGCAGGGTTCTCCGCCATCGGGTCGATGTGAGGAGGACCACTGATGACACCGATGGTGCGTCTCGCCGGGGTGAACAAACACTTCGGTGACCTCCACGTGTTGCGCGAGATCGATCTCGAGATCGCGCCCGGCGAGGTCGTCGTCGTGCTGGGGCCGTCCGGTTCCGGCAAGTCGACCCTGTGCCGGGCGATCAACCGGCTCGAGCCGATCGACGGTGGCGTCGTCGAGATCGACGGCAAGGAGCTGCCGGCGGAGGGCCGTGACCTCGCGGCGCTCCGCAGCGACGTGGGCATGGTGTTCCAGCAGTTCAACCTGTTCGCCCACAAGACGATCCTGGAGAACGTCACCCTCGCGCCGACGAAGGTGCGCAAGGTGTCGAAGGGCGAGGCCGAGAACCGGGCGAAGACCCTGCTCGACCGGGTCGGCATCGCGAACCAGGCCTCGAAGTACCCCGCCCAGCTCTCCGGCGGTCAGCAGCAGCGCGTCGCGATCGCCCGGGCGCTCGCGATGGACCCGAAGGTCATGCTCTTCGACGAGCCCACCTCGGCGCTCGACCCGGAGATGGTCGGCGAGGTCGTCGAGGTGATGTCCGACCTCGCCCGCGACGGCATGACGATGGTCGTGGTCACCCACGAGATGGGCTTCGCCCGCCGTGCGGCGCACCGCGTCGTGTTCATGGCCGACGGCGAGATCGTCGAGGACTCCACCCCCGACGCGTTCTTCGCGCGCCCCTCCTCGGACCGGGCGCGCGACTTCCTCGGCAAGATCCTCACCCACTAAGGAGAACTCGCATGAGACGCGTCGGCGTCATCCTGGTGGCCATCGCCGCCTTCGTCCTCGCCGGCTGCGGCCGCGAGGGTGGTCCCGGAGCCGCTCAGAGCGAGCAGCTCAGCTTCCCGGTGGCCCAGAACGTGCAGGTGCCGGGCTCGGCCACCGTCGCGAAGATCCAGCAGGCCGGCCGCATCAAGATGGGCGTGAAGAACGACCAGCCCGGCCTCGGCGTGCAGGACCCGACCAACGGGCAGTACACCGGCTTCGACATCGAGATGGGCCGCATGATCGCGGCGGGCCTCGGGGTCTCCCCCGACCGCATCGACTACGTCGTCGTCCCGTCCGCCGCCCGTGAGGACGCCATCTCGCGCGGCGACGTCGACTACTACGTCGGCACCTACACGATCAACGACAACCGCAAGCAGCGCGTCGGCTTCGCCGGGCCGTACTACCAGGCCGGGCAGGACCTGCTGGTCCGCGCCGACGACTCCTCGATCACCGGCCCGCAGACCCTCATGGGCAAGAAGGTCTGCTCGGTCACCGGCTCCACCCCGATCCAGCGGGTGCGGCAGCAGAACCTGACCCAGCCCGAGAACGTGGTCGAGTTCCAGACCTACTCGCAGTGCGTGAACCAGCTGATCGCGCGCCAGGTCGACGCCGTGACCACCGACGACGCGATCCTCAAGGGCTTCGCCGCCCAGGACCCGCAGCAGCTCAAGGTGGTCGGCCAGGTCTTCTCCGAGGAGCCCTACGGCGTGGGCGTCCCGCGCGACGACGTCGCCTTCCGGAACAAGGTCAACGACCTGATCCAGCAGGCCGAGACCGACGGCACCTGGCAGCGCATCTACGACGCGACGCTGGGCAAGTCGGGCACGCCGGCCACCCCGCCCGCCATCCAGCGGTACTGACGCATGACGACGGGGCCCGGTCCGCCGGGCCCCGTCCTCGTGGAGGCCACCCATGAACGTCCTGTTCGACAACCTCGGTGAGTTCGGCACCCGCTTCCTCGGCACGATCGAACTGTTCGTCCTGGCCGCGATCGCCTCGCTGGTCCTCGGCACCGTGCTCGCCGCCATGCGCGTCAGCCCGGTGCCCGCGATGCGGGTCGCCGCGACCGGCTACGTGACGCTGCTGCGCAACACGCCGCTGACGCTGGTGTTCTTCTTCTTCGCGTTCGGCTTCCCGCTGCTCGAGATCGCCGACCTGAGCTTCTTCACCCTCGCCGTCGTCGCGCTGTCGCTCTACACCGCGGCGTTCGTGTGCGAGACGGTCCGCGCCGGCATCACCACCGTGCCGCCGGGGCAGGCCGAGGCGGCCCGCGCCCTGGGTCTCGGGTTCGGCCAGTCGCTGACCCTGATCGTGCTCCCCCAGGCGATCCGCGCGGTCGTCCCGCCGCTGACCAGCGTGCAGATCGCGCTGCTCAAGAACACGACGGTGGCCGCAGGCTTCTCCGTGGTCGAGGCCGGCGGCATCTACCAGGTGCTCTCCGAGCGCGGCTACTCGACGCTGGTCGGGCTGCTCTGGGTCGCGCTGGGCTTCGTCATCCTGATCACCCCTCTGACGTTGCTGCAGCGCTCGCTGGAACGCCGCTGGTCGGCCTCCTCGGGCGGTGCGGTCAAGGCAGGTGCCCGATGAGTGCTCCCACCGCCGTGCTCTACGACGTCCCCGGCCCGAAGGCGCGCGCCCGCAACGGGGCCCTCGGCGTCGTCGCCGTGATCGTGGTCGCCGCCCTGCTGGCCTTCGTGATCGTCCGGCTGGTCGCCACCGGGCAGTTCGAGGGCCGGGTCTGGGAGTGGATCCTCTACGAGAACATCCAGCTCGCCCTGCTCGAGGGGCTGCTCAACACGCTGCGGGCCTTCGCGGTCGGGGCCGTGCTGGCGCTGGCGTTCGGCGCGGTGTTCGCGCTCGGCCGGCTCTCCGACCACGCGTGGGTGCGGGGGATCTCGACCGGTGTCGTCGAGTTCTTCCGTGCCGTCCCGCTCGTCGTGCTGATGTTCATCTTCTACTTCGGCATGCCGTCGGCCGGGATCACGGTCTCGACGTTCACCGCCGTCGTCCTGGCACTCACGCTCTACAACGGGTCCGTGCTCGCCGAGATCTTCCGGTCCGGCGTGCAGGCGGTGCCGCGGGGACAGTCCGAGGCGGCGTACGCGCTCGGCATGCGGAAGTCCGCGGTGATGCGGTTCGTCCTGCTGCCGCAGGCGGTCCGGTCGATGCTGCCGACGATCGTCAGCCAGCTCGTGGTGCTGCTCAAGGACTCCGCACTCGGGTTCCTCATCCTCTACCCCGAGCTGCTCTACCAGGCCCGCGTGCTCGGGTCGTCCGGCCAGCTGGGCCGGCCGCTGCTGCCGGTGGCGATCGTGGTGGCGATCGTCTACATCACGCTGTGCCTGCTGCTCACCGCGCTCGCGAACTACCTGGAGCGGCGCACCCGTCGGACCTCACCCGCGCCCGCCGTACCCGCCGACGGCGCGGTCTGACCTCACGCAGCTCTCACCCGGAGACGGCCAGGACCTCGGCGAACCCGTCGTCGAGGTCCTGGCCGAAGCCGTCGAGGTCGGTGATCGCCGCGGCGTCGAGGTTCGCGGCGACGCAGCACGTGTCACCGTGGGTCAGCATCGCGATCATCGCCGCGCACCCGGGCAGCGGGGCGAACGGGTAGCTCCGCACGATCCTGGCGCCCGCGAGGTACACGTCCTCGCGCAGCCCGGGGACGCTGCTGGCCTGCAGGTCGTTCCCGCCGGTGGAGCCGCCGCCGAACCGGGCGACCAGGGCGCCGGGCAGGCGCGCCAGCAGCGGCGTCACGAGCTCCACGCTCTCCAGCGCGGGCTCGGCCTGGGCGGCCCGCACCCGCCGGTGCACGTCGGCGATGCGGGTGGCGGGGTCGACGATCCCGACGGGCGCCGAGAGCCGGGCCGGCGCGAAGCGGTTGCCGCCGGGCTCGTCGGACTCGCGCCGGACCGACACCGGCAGCGTCACGGGCATGAGCCGGTCGGGCGGCACCGGGTCGCCGCAGCGGGCGCTGTAGCGGCGGAAGGCCCCGAGCAGCGCCGCGATG contains:
- a CDS encoding glutamate ABC transporter substrate-binding protein, translated to MRRVGVILVAIAAFVLAGCGREGGPGAAQSEQLSFPVAQNVQVPGSATVAKIQQAGRIKMGVKNDQPGLGVQDPTNGQYTGFDIEMGRMIAAGLGVSPDRIDYVVVPSAAREDAISRGDVDYYVGTYTINDNRKQRVGFAGPYYQAGQDLLVRADDSSITGPQTLMGKKVCSVTGSTPIQRVRQQNLTQPENVVEFQTYSQCVNQLIARQVDAVTTDDAILKGFAAQDPQQLKVVGQVFSEEPYGVGVPRDDVAFRNKVNDLIQQAETDGTWQRIYDATLGKSGTPATPPAIQRY
- a CDS encoding amino acid ABC transporter permease gives rise to the protein MSAPTAVLYDVPGPKARARNGALGVVAVIVVAALLAFVIVRLVATGQFEGRVWEWILYENIQLALLEGLLNTLRAFAVGAVLALAFGAVFALGRLSDHAWVRGISTGVVEFFRAVPLVVLMFIFYFGMPSAGITVSTFTAVVLALTLYNGSVLAEIFRSGVQAVPRGQSEAAYALGMRKSAVMRFVLLPQAVRSMLPTIVSQLVVLLKDSALGFLILYPELLYQARVLGSSGQLGRPLLPVAIVVAIVYITLCLLLTALANYLERRTRRTSPAPAVPADGAV
- a CDS encoding amino acid ABC transporter ATP-binding protein, producing the protein MVRLAGVNKHFGDLHVLREIDLEIAPGEVVVVLGPSGSGKSTLCRAINRLEPIDGGVVEIDGKELPAEGRDLAALRSDVGMVFQQFNLFAHKTILENVTLAPTKVRKVSKGEAENRAKTLLDRVGIANQASKYPAQLSGGQQQRVAIARALAMDPKVMLFDEPTSALDPEMVGEVVEVMSDLARDGMTMVVVTHEMGFARRAAHRVVFMADGEIVEDSTPDAFFARPSSDRARDFLGKILTH
- a CDS encoding response regulator transcription factor; amino-acid sequence: MRILLVEDDDRVAAALRTALARQQIEVTRLAGGRDVVAHLPGTDVVLLDLGLPDVDGIDVCRRIREAGDTPVIVVSARGEVEDRILGLHSGADDYLVKPYDAGELLARIHTVLRRRRPGPADDVVDLGAGLVVDLARREVRDGADPVALSRKEFAVLAQVARADGAVCTRERIVAEVWGRTWPGANRTLDVHVATLRTKLGRPDVVATVRGVGYRLTRR
- a CDS encoding amino acid ABC transporter permease, which gives rise to MNVLFDNLGEFGTRFLGTIELFVLAAIASLVLGTVLAAMRVSPVPAMRVAATGYVTLLRNTPLTLVFFFFAFGFPLLEIADLSFFTLAVVALSLYTAAFVCETVRAGITTVPPGQAEAARALGLGFGQSLTLIVLPQAIRAVVPPLTSVQIALLKNTTVAAGFSVVEAGGIYQVLSERGYSTLVGLLWVALGFVILITPLTLLQRSLERRWSASSGGAVKAGAR
- a CDS encoding ATP-binding protein, with translation MRNRLLVVVSVLVVAVVLGLGVPLAMAAAATSTAEMFTDRLGDTTRFAALAQRPVTDSDTTALAAELTRYDQLYDAPAAVLDRQGELLVASRPSVVASIAQADDEARIALALAGRRSPTHTTIWPWDGRPMLLAEPVLVGGEVRGAAVTISPTAEARASVLVVWGVLALAGAVALVIAALAALPLVRWILSPVEDLDVGTAKVAAAVRAGRPAEPIGGDHGPPELRRLTRDFDAMAATVTATLEAQRSFVADAGHQLRNPLTALRLRLATHAEDLADAPVPPEIRDGPGAALEEIDRLTAVLDALLALARTEGRVVPPVEVGLDRVLDERVGTWSVLAEFEGLELHRAGARGLVVHSDPVTVATVLDAVLDNAVKYAPKGSTVELTTARVEGTVEVSVRDHGPGLRPEELERATERFWRKAPVPDGGSGLGLAIAARGAERAGAALSLELPDDGGLRVVLRWRSVALSTA